Proteins encoded together in one Streptomyces umbrinus window:
- a CDS encoding class I SAM-dependent DNA methyltransferase, whose translation MMRSGWSGYEAKFVDEGRVEHYTRQYDEGSYDDHVWRLERPVLLDVLRSERVSRGRLRVLDFACGTGRILRGLEGVADELTGVDISAEMAKRAAEASPGALIRTGCALTENLLAGPYDAVTVFRFLLNAPEEVRVPVLRKIRQHMEPGALLILNNHGHCPSLRSIAVRVPKSRPERPNELRHRDIIELLDASGFRVESRRGFSAFPPVLHRNLPAAALRRADAVACRPPLQRITGGLMVEQLYMARAVR comes from the coding sequence ATGATGCGTTCAGGCTGGAGCGGCTATGAAGCCAAGTTCGTCGACGAGGGAAGGGTGGAACATTACACTCGCCAGTACGATGAAGGCAGCTACGACGACCATGTGTGGCGTCTTGAAAGGCCTGTCCTCCTGGACGTGCTTCGGAGTGAACGGGTAAGTCGCGGACGTCTCAGGGTTCTCGACTTCGCCTGTGGAACCGGCCGCATTCTGCGAGGGCTGGAAGGTGTGGCGGACGAGCTGACGGGCGTTGACATCTCGGCGGAGATGGCCAAGCGTGCGGCCGAGGCCAGCCCCGGAGCACTCATCAGGACCGGCTGCGCACTCACCGAGAACCTGCTGGCAGGCCCGTACGATGCCGTCACTGTCTTTCGATTTCTTCTGAATGCGCCTGAAGAGGTCAGGGTGCCTGTCCTCCGCAAGATCAGACAGCACATGGAGCCAGGTGCTCTCCTCATCCTGAACAACCATGGGCACTGTCCCAGTCTGCGGTCCATCGCTGTACGCGTGCCCAAGAGCAGACCGGAGCGCCCGAACGAGCTGCGACACAGGGACATCATCGAACTTCTGGACGCATCCGGATTCCGGGTGGAATCCCGCCGCGGCTTCTCGGCTTTCCCACCCGTCCTGCACCGGAATCTTCCCGCTGCGGCCCTGAGAAGGGCCGATGCGGTCGCATGCAGGCCGCCTCTGCAGAGGATCACCGGAGGACTGATGGTTGAGCAGCTGTACATGGCAAGGGCTGTGAGATGA
- a CDS encoding sugar transferase codes for MPVSTAKTAHHRPVPWRRAHWGVRAAKRSIDCVAASVLLLLVAPVLLAAAVAVKLDTPGPLLFRQRRTGWRGKEFHVLKLRTMHLGSERLRTAMELRNEADGHLFKIREDPRVTAVGRWLRRYSLDELPQLVNVLRGQMSLVGPRPLPVVDSAFTGEARRRLLVRPGITGLWQVSGRSDLVWEDALRLDLEYVDTWSIRLDLAILWRTLPAVLRGDGAY; via the coding sequence ATGCCGGTATCCACTGCGAAGACGGCTCATCACCGGCCGGTTCCGTGGCGGCGGGCGCACTGGGGAGTGCGGGCGGCCAAGCGGTCCATCGACTGCGTGGCGGCGTCCGTCCTGCTCCTGTTGGTGGCGCCGGTGCTCCTCGCCGCCGCCGTCGCGGTGAAGCTCGACACTCCGGGCCCGCTGCTGTTCCGCCAGCGCCGCACCGGCTGGCGGGGCAAGGAGTTCCACGTCCTCAAGTTGCGGACGATGCACCTCGGTTCTGAGCGGTTGCGCACGGCCATGGAATTGCGCAACGAGGCGGACGGGCACCTCTTCAAGATCCGCGAGGACCCACGGGTGACCGCGGTCGGGCGGTGGTTGCGGCGTTACTCCCTGGACGAGTTGCCGCAGCTGGTCAATGTGCTGCGGGGGCAGATGTCCCTGGTCGGTCCCCGTCCGCTCCCGGTCGTGGACTCGGCGTTCACCGGGGAGGCCCGCCGCCGCCTGCTGGTCCGGCCCGGGATCACCGGACTGTGGCAGGTGAGCGGACGGTCCGACCTCGTCTGGGAGGACGCCCTGCGCCTGGATCTGGAGTACGTCGACACCTGGTCGATCAGGCTGGACCTGGCGATCCTCTGGCGGACCCTCCCCGCCGTGCTGCGCGGTGACGGCGCCTACTGA
- a CDS encoding glycosyltransferase family 4 protein: MTRSSRLINDTDAEDGRVNETAHLRADGPPGRPATHRVALVHSFYSSRQPSGENVAVMDQSETLRAAGHDVTVITGHTDDLEREPGYALRAAVRVGTGRGRSPLAELRRLDPDVVHVHNLFPNFGTAWLASWPGALVATLHNYRSACAAATFFRNGTMCTACPDGDSWAGLRHGCYRGSRTATLPLAWAGRHGAAAHPLLRRADRMVALSELSRDLFLRLGVAEERLALVPNFVDVEHATMRLTATPERAHRASRWLYVGRLSEEKGILPLLRNWPENEPLDVIGSGPLESACRAAAPTSVQFFGPFPRTEIATRLPRYIGLIYPSVCPESAASLVYQEALAAGVPVLALAGSATADNVHRIGTGAVYTDPDLPQALRAARTHFPELHKRCIQMHARYYTKRSWTEGIAAVYADAVQQAAYRRARGGGKPSPH, translated from the coding sequence ATGACACGGTCATCACGCTTGATCAACGACACGGATGCCGAGGACGGCCGAGTGAACGAGACAGCTCACCTCCGGGCCGATGGTCCGCCTGGGCGTCCCGCAACCCACCGAGTGGCGCTGGTGCACAGCTTCTACTCGTCACGCCAGCCCAGCGGTGAAAACGTTGCCGTGATGGACCAGTCGGAGACGCTTCGTGCCGCCGGGCACGATGTCACCGTGATCACCGGGCACACCGACGACCTGGAAAGGGAACCCGGGTACGCCCTCCGAGCCGCCGTCCGTGTCGGCACGGGGCGCGGCCGGTCGCCTCTGGCCGAGCTGCGCCGTCTGGATCCCGATGTGGTGCACGTCCACAACCTGTTCCCGAACTTCGGCACTGCCTGGCTGGCGAGCTGGCCTGGCGCGCTTGTGGCTACCCTCCACAACTACCGTTCGGCCTGCGCAGCCGCCACGTTCTTTCGCAATGGAACCATGTGCACGGCATGCCCAGATGGCGACAGCTGGGCGGGACTACGGCACGGTTGCTACCGGGGATCGCGCACCGCCACGCTTCCCCTCGCCTGGGCCGGACGGCACGGTGCCGCAGCCCATCCGCTTCTGCGCCGGGCCGACCGGATGGTGGCGCTCTCCGAGCTCAGCCGGGACCTCTTCCTCCGCCTCGGAGTGGCGGAAGAACGCCTCGCTCTGGTGCCCAACTTCGTGGACGTCGAGCACGCGACCATGCGACTGACTGCCACCCCGGAGCGAGCACATCGGGCCTCCCGATGGCTCTATGTCGGCCGCTTGAGCGAGGAGAAAGGCATCCTGCCCCTGCTTCGGAACTGGCCGGAGAACGAGCCTCTCGATGTGATCGGGTCCGGCCCGCTGGAGTCCGCTTGCAGGGCGGCTGCCCCGACGAGTGTTCAGTTCTTCGGCCCCTTCCCACGTACCGAGATCGCAACCCGTCTACCGCGTTACATCGGCCTGATCTACCCCAGCGTCTGCCCCGAGAGCGCCGCCTCGCTCGTCTATCAGGAAGCCCTCGCTGCGGGGGTGCCCGTACTCGCCCTGGCGGGATCGGCGACGGCAGACAACGTCCACCGGATCGGTACGGGTGCCGTCTACACCGACCCTGATCTTCCGCAGGCGCTCCGCGCGGCCCGAACCCACTTCCCCGAGCTTCACAAACGGTGCATTCAGATGCATGCCCGGTACTACACCAAGCGGTCGTGGACGGAGGGAATTGCAGCCGTCTATGCCGACGCCGTCCAGCAGGCCGCATATCGCCGGGCCCGAGGTGGCGGCAAACCTTCGCCGCACTGA
- a CDS encoding DUF4012 domain-containing protein: MSETRRGASRVQKPPLSAERVRRIPRRWKERVLPAVIVRRLRDRRVRLPVYAAAGLLLAGAAWIAVTGVLARNELLAAQRSLEMLRRQLLAQPSADPATAAGPPTTRTATAQDAVRSAAGHAARAHRLTTGPAWFPAAHLPVLGGPFRTVRGIAEASDRLTRDVLSPMARTVAELGSTGTADGRHLNLSALRRVAPLLGQASRSASEVRADVDDLPHGTWLPATDRARTELARQLDRITPLTHDAAAAARLMPSMLGADGPRRYLAVFENTAEARGTGGLPGAFAVLRADRGRLSFEYFGNDTELSEAYADVDLGAEFDALYGPSAPTRTWVNSNMSPHFPYAARIWAAAWQRHSGQTVDGAFGLDPGAVSGLLAASGPAWLPDGSVIAAHNVVDLSERASYALHPDFKRRKAYFLDVARAVAVRLLGASSDPPRRAAFFSALHRQLGEGRIKVWSAHSAERRQLQARSFGGALPEGSAPLAGLVVNNAAGTKLDYYLDRQLVWAPGRCAGGQREVTVTVRLTNRAPVSGLPPYVVQRVDDPPYDTRPGDNRLLVSYYASTEATLSGATLDGRPTQVGHGVERGHPVFTLDVELPARGTRTLVLHLLERPRDRSPVVLRQPLVHPLRATVFPNSPCIG, from the coding sequence ATGTCCGAGACTCGCCGTGGTGCGTCGCGGGTGCAGAAACCCCCGCTCAGTGCGGAGCGGGTCAGACGGATTCCGCGCCGGTGGAAGGAGCGGGTCCTGCCCGCCGTCATCGTCCGTCGGCTGCGCGACCGTCGTGTGAGGCTGCCGGTGTACGCCGCGGCGGGACTGCTCCTGGCCGGTGCTGCCTGGATCGCGGTCACCGGAGTGCTCGCCCGCAATGAGCTGCTGGCCGCCCAGCGGAGTCTGGAGATGCTGCGGCGGCAGCTCCTCGCGCAGCCCTCAGCGGACCCGGCCACCGCGGCCGGCCCGCCAACGACGCGGACCGCAACAGCACAGGACGCGGTGCGCAGCGCCGCCGGCCATGCCGCCCGGGCGCATCGGCTCACCACCGGCCCCGCCTGGTTCCCGGCGGCCCATCTGCCCGTTCTCGGCGGCCCCTTCCGTACCGTACGCGGTATCGCGGAAGCCTCCGACCGGCTGACCCGCGACGTGCTCTCCCCCATGGCGCGCACCGTCGCGGAACTCGGTTCCACCGGGACGGCCGACGGCCGACACCTGAACCTCTCCGCGCTGCGCCGTGTGGCTCCCCTTCTCGGACAGGCCTCGCGCAGCGCATCGGAGGTGCGCGCCGATGTCGACGACCTCCCGCACGGCACCTGGCTGCCGGCCACCGACCGGGCGCGCACCGAACTCGCCCGACAGCTCGATCGGATCACCCCTCTCACCCACGATGCCGCCGCGGCGGCCCGGTTGATGCCCTCGATGCTCGGAGCGGACGGACCGCGGCGGTACCTCGCGGTGTTCGAGAACACCGCCGAGGCTCGTGGAACGGGTGGGCTTCCCGGAGCCTTCGCGGTGCTCAGGGCGGACCGGGGTCGACTGAGCTTCGAGTACTTCGGGAACGACACCGAACTGAGCGAGGCGTATGCGGACGTCGACCTGGGCGCGGAGTTCGACGCGCTCTACGGCCCCAGCGCCCCGACCCGGACCTGGGTGAACTCCAACATGAGCCCGCACTTCCCGTACGCGGCGCGGATCTGGGCCGCGGCGTGGCAGCGGCACAGTGGCCAGACCGTGGACGGTGCCTTCGGCCTGGACCCCGGTGCGGTCTCTGGGCTCCTCGCCGCCTCCGGCCCTGCCTGGCTGCCCGACGGGAGCGTCATCGCCGCCCACAACGTCGTGGATCTCAGCGAGCGCGCCAGCTACGCGCTCCACCCGGACTTCAAGCGGCGCAAGGCGTACTTCCTCGACGTGGCGCGTGCGGTGGCCGTCCGGCTGCTCGGTGCCTCGTCCGACCCTCCGCGCCGGGCCGCCTTCTTCTCGGCACTGCACCGGCAGCTGGGAGAGGGACGGATCAAGGTGTGGAGTGCCCACTCGGCGGAGCGGCGCCAACTCCAGGCGCGGTCGTTCGGCGGAGCACTGCCCGAAGGATCCGCTCCGCTGGCCGGACTGGTCGTCAACAATGCGGCGGGTACGAAGCTCGACTACTACCTCGACCGCCAACTCGTGTGGGCACCGGGCCGGTGCGCCGGCGGCCAACGCGAGGTCACCGTGACCGTCCGCCTGACCAACCGGGCTCCGGTGTCGGGACTCCCGCCGTACGTCGTCCAGCGGGTGGACGACCCGCCCTACGACACCCGGCCCGGTGACAACCGCCTGTTGGTGTCCTACTACGCCAGTACGGAGGCCACCCTGTCCGGTGCCACCCTGGACGGCCGCCCCACTCAGGTCGGCCACGGCGTCGAGCGGGGCCACCCGGTCTTCACCCTCGATGTCGAGCTGCCCGCGCGCGGCACGCGCACCCTCGTACTCCACTTGCTGGAGCGGCCTCGGGACCGTTCTCCCGTCGTGCTGCGTCAGCCGCTGGTGCATCCCCTGCGGGCCACGGTGTTCCCGAACAGTCCGTGCATCGGCTGA
- a CDS encoding class I SAM-dependent methyltransferase → MTITPVRPSMGELQEREHGVGHDYASGSPHIRHHTIRDRLIGDLHALVQQVPDRNGQCRVLELGAGHGTFTDHLVAAGAQVTVTEMSEPSVRFHRNPHVTVIHDKEGTAACQAGPLDAVVCISVLHHIPDYLGTVKQLIERIVPGGAFLSAQDPLWYPRRSRMSLCLDRNAYFLWRLGQGQLRRDLATRLRRLRRLRGVYDDANEADMVEYHVVRDGVDEDALRDLLAPAFARVEVRRYWSTQSGLLQAAGERLFPPTTFGLVAGNRR, encoded by the coding sequence ATGACGATCACTCCGGTCAGACCCTCGATGGGGGAGCTGCAAGAGCGCGAGCACGGAGTCGGGCACGACTACGCGTCGGGCTCCCCGCACATTCGCCACCACACGATTCGAGACCGGCTGATCGGAGACCTCCACGCCCTGGTCCAACAGGTCCCCGACCGGAACGGGCAGTGCCGGGTGCTCGAACTGGGAGCCGGACACGGCACCTTCACCGATCATCTCGTGGCCGCGGGCGCGCAGGTCACGGTGACGGAGATGAGCGAGCCGAGCGTCCGCTTCCACCGCAATCCGCATGTCACCGTGATCCACGACAAGGAAGGCACCGCGGCCTGCCAGGCCGGGCCGCTCGACGCCGTGGTGTGCATCTCCGTGCTGCACCACATCCCCGACTACCTGGGCACCGTCAAGCAGCTCATCGAGCGCATCGTTCCCGGCGGCGCGTTCCTCAGTGCCCAGGATCCCCTGTGGTACCCGCGCCGCTCACGGATGTCGCTGTGCCTGGACCGGAACGCGTACTTCCTCTGGCGCCTCGGCCAGGGCCAGCTCCGCCGCGACCTCGCCACCCGCCTGCGCCGCCTGCGCCGGCTGCGCGGCGTCTACGACGACGCCAATGAGGCCGACATGGTCGAGTACCACGTCGTCCGCGACGGCGTCGACGAGGATGCCCTGCGGGACCTGCTCGCACCGGCCTTCGCAAGGGTGGAGGTCCGGCGTTACTGGTCCACCCAGTCGGGGTTGCTTCAGGCTGCCGGGGAGCGCCTCTTCCCGCCGACGACCTTCGGCCTCGTCGCCGGGAACCGCCGATGA
- a CDS encoding UDP-glucuronic acid decarboxylase family protein, with amino-acid sequence MRAVVTGGAGFIGSHLCERLLQADHEVVCVDNFLTSSPENIEHLMGDRHFQFRHWDITEGVDEPGPVDAVFHMASPASPADYLRLPLETLRVGSAGTWHALDLAAAKGARFLLASTSESYGDPLIHPQPESYWGHVNPVGPRSVYDEAKRFGEALTMAYRRSRGVDAKIVRLFNTFGPRMRPDDGRAIPTFIRQALCGETITVTGDGSQTRSLCYVDDVVEGLLLMLASDHSGPVNLGNPHEVSMLELAQWIGKLARSRSEITLTPRPQDDPERRRPDITLARELLNWEPTTPVERGLCETITDFRRRLALGEFTGSGAQSAGSTPRSEAARS; translated from the coding sequence ATGCGTGCAGTAGTGACGGGTGGGGCCGGGTTCATCGGCTCCCATCTGTGCGAGCGGCTGCTTCAGGCGGACCACGAAGTGGTCTGCGTGGACAACTTCCTGACTTCCAGCCCCGAGAACATCGAGCACCTCATGGGCGACCGGCACTTCCAGTTCCGCCACTGGGACATCACCGAGGGCGTGGACGAGCCGGGGCCGGTGGACGCCGTCTTTCACATGGCTTCACCAGCCTCGCCCGCGGACTACCTGAGACTGCCTCTGGAGACACTCCGAGTGGGCTCGGCCGGCACCTGGCACGCCTTGGACCTGGCCGCCGCGAAGGGCGCCCGCTTCCTGCTGGCCTCCACCTCCGAGTCGTACGGCGACCCCCTGATCCATCCTCAGCCGGAGAGCTACTGGGGACATGTGAACCCCGTGGGCCCCCGTTCGGTGTACGACGAGGCGAAGCGCTTCGGCGAGGCACTGACGATGGCGTACCGCAGGAGCCGCGGTGTGGACGCCAAGATCGTGCGGCTCTTCAACACCTTCGGGCCGCGGATGCGCCCGGACGACGGACGGGCGATCCCCACCTTCATCCGCCAGGCGCTGTGCGGGGAGACGATCACGGTCACCGGCGACGGCAGCCAGACCAGGTCCCTGTGCTACGTCGACGATGTGGTCGAAGGCCTGCTGCTCATGCTGGCCAGTGACCACAGCGGGCCCGTCAACCTGGGCAATCCCCACGAGGTCTCCATGCTGGAGCTGGCACAGTGGATCGGCAAGCTCGCCCGGTCCCGCTCCGAGATCACGCTCACCCCCCGTCCCCAGGACGACCCCGAGAGACGGCGTCCGGACATCACCCTGGCCCGCGAACTGCTGAACTGGGAGCCCACGACTCCCGTGGAGCGCGGCCTGTGCGAGACCATCACCGACTTCCGCCGGCGTCTGGCCCTCGGGGAGTTCACCGGGAGCGGCGCGCAGTCCGCCGGATCCACGCCGCGCTCCGAAGCCGCCCGCTCATGA
- a CDS encoding WecB/TagA/CpsF family glycosyltransferase, giving the protein MTAAPVVECLGVPITAHTRDSAARHVVHLAGRMREASHGLTDGPGTSGIQRGSDVHLSNAYTLALADRDPELLGILRSASLNLPDGQPVVWANRLLHRSAALPGTRVYGPDLLLDVFALSQHTELNHYLLGSTPQVLDALHRELRQRYPGARIVGTCSPPFRPLTVHERRQQVEEIRSAAADIVWVGLGTPKQDRWAAELCDALPVVAVAVGAAFDFIAGSKPQAPHWMRHNGLEWLFRFGCEPRRLWRRYLFGNARFVHGVVRQATRPVRADGGAVHAASDRLNSGRLVGQGREIPDIVPKVRP; this is encoded by the coding sequence GTGACGGCGGCTCCCGTGGTCGAGTGCCTCGGTGTGCCCATCACCGCGCACACCCGCGACAGTGCGGCCCGCCATGTCGTGCACCTGGCCGGTCGGATGCGCGAGGCAAGCCATGGGCTTACCGACGGACCCGGCACCTCCGGCATCCAGCGCGGCAGTGATGTACACCTGTCCAACGCCTACACGCTCGCCCTGGCCGACCGGGACCCCGAGCTGCTCGGCATCCTCCGCTCGGCCTCCCTCAACCTCCCCGACGGGCAGCCGGTCGTGTGGGCCAACCGGCTGCTCCACCGCAGCGCCGCACTGCCGGGCACACGTGTCTACGGCCCCGACCTCCTTCTGGACGTCTTCGCCCTGAGTCAGCACACCGAACTGAATCACTACCTTCTCGGCTCCACGCCCCAGGTGCTCGACGCACTGCACCGGGAACTGAGGCAGCGCTATCCCGGGGCGCGGATCGTCGGCACCTGCTCCCCGCCCTTCCGTCCCCTGACCGTCCACGAACGGCGGCAGCAGGTGGAGGAAATCCGTTCCGCCGCGGCGGACATCGTCTGGGTCGGACTCGGCACGCCCAAGCAGGACCGCTGGGCCGCCGAACTGTGCGACGCACTGCCCGTGGTGGCCGTTGCCGTGGGCGCGGCCTTCGACTTCATCGCCGGCAGCAAGCCGCAGGCACCGCACTGGATGCGGCACAACGGGCTGGAATGGCTGTTCCGCTTCGGCTGCGAACCACGCCGCCTGTGGCGCCGGTACCTGTTCGGCAACGCGCGGTTCGTCCACGGGGTGGTGCGCCAGGCGACACGCCCCGTACGAGCGGACGGCGGTGCGGTGCACGCGGCATCCGATCGCCTGAATTCGGGCCGACTCGTCGGTCAGGGCCGGGAAATTCCCGACATCGTTCCTAAGGTGCGGCCATGA
- a CDS encoding polysaccharide biosynthesis tyrosine autokinase, whose translation MDILDLSDYLRFLVRRWRAIAALGLLGTAVGAFATNATTPQYRATSTLFVSLQDWDDTVKLNQGNTFAQARVRSYAEVVTSPHVTEPVAKSLRLDMTPSQLARKITTEVPLETVLLKITVTDTQPSRAARISNAIAHRFAEVIADIERPEGARLSPVRLSITQPAHRPNAPDSPNLVLNLALGLVAGLSLGTGLAVARESLDTSVRSRSDLTRCLADAGGPAVLGSVVLDQRVSRHPVATDDDAFGRRAEDFRRLRTSLRFVDIDAPPKVIAVTSAVPGEGKTSISINLASALAEFGSSVCLIDADLRRPSVANALGLVRDAGLTTVMIGQANAEDVMQSAGSFSVLASGVLPPNPAEMLGSAQFRTVVRSLADRFDHVVIDTAPALPVADTLAMASAVDGYLLVARYAKSTRGQLTDAVRVLQDVGTTALGSVLNMVPAKRDSEQYGYGYAYRPRTSARRDWRRLRRRGRPATIGAFPAPTTPAGKDTAPVAAKEGGEHH comes from the coding sequence ATGGATATCTTGGATCTGTCCGACTACCTCCGATTCCTGGTCAGGCGTTGGCGCGCCATCGCGGCGCTGGGCCTGCTGGGAACAGCGGTCGGCGCGTTCGCCACCAACGCCACCACACCGCAGTACCGGGCCACCTCGACGCTCTTCGTGTCTCTTCAGGACTGGGACGACACGGTCAAGCTCAATCAGGGCAACACCTTCGCCCAGGCTCGCGTCCGCTCCTACGCGGAAGTGGTCACCAGCCCTCACGTGACCGAGCCGGTCGCCAAGTCTCTGCGCCTGGACATGACGCCCTCACAACTGGCCCGAAAGATCACCACGGAGGTACCCCTCGAAACGGTACTCCTCAAGATCACCGTCACGGACACGCAACCGTCCCGGGCGGCTCGGATCAGCAACGCGATCGCCCACCGCTTCGCCGAGGTCATCGCTGACATCGAACGACCGGAGGGTGCCCGGCTCTCGCCCGTCCGGCTGAGCATCACCCAGCCCGCCCACAGACCGAACGCGCCGGATTCCCCGAACCTGGTGCTCAACCTCGCGCTCGGGCTCGTGGCCGGTCTGAGCCTCGGTACCGGCCTGGCGGTCGCGCGGGAGTCGCTGGACACCTCGGTGCGCAGCCGCAGCGACCTGACCCGGTGTCTCGCCGACGCCGGCGGACCGGCCGTACTCGGAAGCGTCGTCCTCGACCAGCGTGTCTCCCGACACCCGGTGGCGACGGACGACGACGCGTTCGGTCGGCGGGCGGAGGACTTCAGACGGCTGCGCACCAGCCTCCGGTTCGTGGACATCGACGCTCCGCCCAAGGTCATCGCGGTCACCAGCGCGGTGCCCGGCGAGGGGAAGACGAGCATCTCGATCAACCTGGCGTCCGCCCTGGCCGAGTTCGGCTCCTCGGTCTGCCTGATCGACGCGGACCTGCGGCGCCCCAGCGTGGCCAATGCGCTCGGCCTGGTACGGGACGCCGGACTGACCACCGTGATGATCGGCCAGGCGAATGCCGAGGACGTGATGCAGTCGGCGGGCTCCTTCTCGGTGCTGGCCAGCGGGGTGCTGCCGCCGAACCCGGCGGAGATGCTGGGCTCGGCGCAGTTCCGCACCGTGGTGCGCTCGCTCGCCGACCGGTTCGACCACGTGGTGATCGACACCGCCCCGGCACTCCCGGTGGCGGACACACTGGCGATGGCCTCGGCGGTCGACGGCTACCTGCTGGTGGCCCGGTACGCGAAGAGCACCCGGGGCCAGCTCACCGACGCCGTGCGCGTCCTGCAAGACGTCGGCACGACTGCGCTCGGCAGCGTCCTCAACATGGTGCCCGCCAAGCGCGACAGCGAGCAGTACGGCTACGGGTACGCGTACCGGCCCAGGACCTCGGCACGCCGAGACTGGCGCCGACTCCGCCGCCGCGGCAGGCCGGCGACGATCGGTGCCTTCCCCGCGCCGACCACGCCAGCGGGGAAGGACACCGCCCCGGTGGCTGCCAAGGAAGGCGGAGAGCATCACTGA
- a CDS encoding glycosyltransferase family 2 protein, giving the protein MSIADERLAENGMDAGSSPVIELHPKGTHRENALTTGRPTIDILTPSMNYRQYIEDAVVSVARQCYPGLKHIVQDGASTDGSVQLLENLARRHPQLDHRSMPDRGQSDALNRAAARATSDWIGWLNADEFYLPGGVAAAADVIASEPEADVIFGDCVFVDAHGRYLRLLPVHRFSQFTLRKYGCFIPSCATFVRRSRLTQTSWDPRLRRVMDWNLWLSLAADGARFRYLPRPLAAYRVHDAQVTQQPAERYQAEFDLMSSVHGLPRTALTRRASRLVGMSVHAAQKVVSHGYIRQLRANQLARSKDLRWWLNESALHRANQLVNVRVSS; this is encoded by the coding sequence GTGTCAATTGCGGATGAACGTCTCGCCGAAAACGGTATGGACGCGGGCTCATCTCCGGTTATCGAGTTGCACCCAAAAGGCACCCACAGGGAGAACGCATTGACAACCGGAAGACCGACGATTGACATTCTCACGCCAAGTATGAACTACCGCCAGTATATCGAGGACGCGGTGGTCTCGGTGGCACGTCAGTGCTACCCCGGCCTCAAGCACATCGTGCAGGACGGGGCATCCACTGACGGATCGGTGCAACTGCTGGAGAACCTTGCGCGACGGCACCCGCAGTTGGATCACAGAAGCATGCCTGATCGCGGGCAATCCGACGCATTGAACCGGGCTGCTGCCCGTGCCACGTCGGACTGGATCGGCTGGCTGAACGCGGACGAGTTCTACCTCCCGGGCGGTGTCGCGGCGGCAGCCGATGTGATTGCCTCCGAACCGGAGGCAGATGTGATCTTCGGGGACTGCGTATTCGTGGATGCACACGGCAGGTACCTACGGCTCCTCCCCGTGCATCGCTTCTCTCAATTCACCTTGCGGAAGTATGGTTGCTTCATTCCGTCCTGCGCCACTTTCGTGCGCCGTAGCCGCTTGACGCAGACTTCTTGGGATCCACGGCTGCGCAGGGTCATGGACTGGAATCTGTGGCTCTCGCTGGCGGCCGACGGAGCACGTTTTCGCTACCTGCCCCGCCCGTTGGCGGCATATCGGGTGCATGACGCCCAGGTCACGCAACAACCCGCCGAGAGGTACCAGGCCGAGTTCGATCTCATGTCTTCGGTACACGGCCTGCCCAGAACAGCACTAACGCGACGCGCGTCCCGTCTTGTGGGCATGTCGGTGCACGCCGCCCAGAAGGTGGTGAGCCATGGATACATCAGGCAGCTGCGGGCCAATCAGTTGGCCCGGAGCAAAGATCTTCGCTGGTGGCTGAACGAAAGTGCCCTACATCGCGCCAATCAGCTGGTGAACGTACGGGTTTCCTCTTGA